The following coding sequences are from one Arthrobacter sp. PvP023 window:
- the opgC gene encoding OpgC domain-containing protein: MNPLKAFRRAALLVLALVLFLPAGAAQAAVAAQAGVAAQAAIPASNTNSGEDLGASSGKPLLGGVLEWGEDDAAGFAGRLQATPAVLGHDVSFPITRGEKGYLREFLAQSAASGAHALLTVNPAVPLTEVDAAGAADFAGQLEELAQGFPGKLLIRFAPDMNTSWVSWGQQPGDYVTAFRAVAQAFEPEPNAVMVWQPFQARDYPFTRNREAPAPGTPGFPALDTNSDGAWNGADAPYAPYYPGDDAVDWAGLTALHDDTGGGAAVNTLPRDGELASLLNGTARGAASAEGAGSDGGGSDFYESYAVKRDKPLLVQTAAYFSPTAGGPSEADIKSGWWEQVLGEAAPGKLERIAAVVWDEKTEVGDAGNTIIDWRLTRNPGVAAAAGAAVKESTLVTGPVTRIVEGLGGAPGNTLSGAPAGIAAAALLAGAILLWFLPMRLRPAKGWTYSDKSSRDSRVDLMRGLAILFVVVNHVGMTSLFQLFTQETIGFVSGAELFVLLSGLVLGMVYGPKAQDNIGEVAQKTGRRAGKLYVTALGVVVLVFALSLIPAFNSDVLTTFTDQGTGGAGRSGAGRTYDLYTGMQGLLQFPVSGAVIPAVLLLQFGPWQFNVMGLYVIMLLVSPLILLALAHGKVLWVLAATTALYVAGTVFRFRVLPSQFEDSFPLMVWQVLFVLGLVGGYYRRTIVAWLSAHRWVVGLCAAVTVAFALMSWANPYLANEYDVRLALTSDANYRAVYDRFFGRTYLEPGRLLNVLTLLVTVYALLTAYWKPIERAVGWLLIPLGRATLYVFIMHVVLIAVVANIPALQQGNIWLNTAAYALIVALLWVMVRTKFLFRIIPT; encoded by the coding sequence ATGAATCCGCTTAAAGCCTTCCGGAGGGCCGCGCTCCTGGTGCTCGCCCTCGTGCTCTTCCTGCCGGCTGGGGCCGCGCAGGCTGCCGTGGCAGCGCAAGCCGGCGTGGCTGCGCAAGCCGCCATCCCGGCGTCGAACACTAACAGCGGTGAGGACCTCGGTGCCTCATCGGGAAAGCCGCTCCTGGGCGGCGTCCTGGAATGGGGCGAGGACGACGCCGCCGGGTTCGCCGGCCGGTTGCAGGCAACCCCGGCGGTCCTCGGTCACGACGTCTCCTTTCCCATCACGCGCGGTGAAAAAGGCTACCTGCGGGAGTTCCTGGCCCAGAGCGCCGCCTCCGGGGCCCATGCCCTGCTCACCGTGAATCCCGCGGTGCCCCTCACGGAGGTGGACGCAGCCGGTGCCGCAGATTTTGCCGGGCAGCTTGAGGAACTCGCGCAGGGTTTCCCCGGGAAGCTGCTGATCCGCTTCGCCCCGGACATGAACACAAGCTGGGTGTCCTGGGGTCAGCAGCCCGGGGACTATGTGACGGCGTTCCGTGCGGTGGCCCAGGCGTTCGAACCGGAACCAAATGCGGTGATGGTGTGGCAGCCGTTCCAGGCGCGTGACTATCCGTTCACCAGGAACCGTGAAGCCCCGGCACCCGGCACTCCGGGTTTCCCTGCACTGGACACCAATTCCGACGGCGCCTGGAACGGGGCCGACGCACCTTACGCCCCGTACTACCCGGGAGACGACGCGGTTGACTGGGCGGGCCTGACGGCACTGCATGACGACACGGGCGGCGGAGCTGCCGTCAACACACTGCCAAGGGACGGGGAACTGGCCTCCCTTTTGAACGGGACCGCCCGCGGGGCCGCCTCCGCTGAGGGCGCCGGTTCCGACGGCGGTGGCTCCGACTTCTACGAGTCCTACGCAGTGAAGCGGGACAAGCCGCTGCTGGTCCAGACGGCGGCCTACTTCAGTCCGACGGCAGGCGGCCCGTCGGAAGCCGACATCAAGTCCGGCTGGTGGGAGCAAGTGCTGGGCGAGGCAGCGCCGGGCAAGCTGGAGCGTATTGCCGCCGTCGTGTGGGACGAGAAAACGGAGGTGGGGGACGCCGGCAACACCATCATTGACTGGCGCCTCACCCGGAACCCGGGCGTGGCAGCCGCCGCCGGGGCAGCCGTCAAGGAATCCACGCTCGTCACCGGGCCGGTCACCAGGATTGTGGAGGGGCTGGGCGGGGCGCCCGGCAACACCCTGTCCGGCGCTCCGGCGGGGATTGCGGCGGCCGCCCTGCTGGCCGGTGCGATCCTGCTGTGGTTCCTGCCGATGCGGTTGCGCCCGGCGAAGGGCTGGACGTATTCGGACAAGTCCTCGCGCGATTCCCGGGTTGACCTGATGCGCGGGCTGGCCATCCTCTTTGTGGTGGTGAACCACGTGGGCATGACGTCCCTCTTTCAGCTGTTCACCCAGGAGACCATCGGCTTTGTCTCCGGCGCCGAGCTGTTCGTGCTGCTGTCCGGGCTGGTGCTGGGGATGGTCTACGGGCCCAAGGCCCAGGACAACATCGGCGAGGTCGCCCAAAAAACCGGCAGGCGGGCGGGCAAGCTGTACGTCACGGCGCTGGGAGTTGTTGTCCTGGTGTTCGCCCTCAGCCTCATCCCGGCCTTCAATTCCGACGTGCTGACCACGTTCACGGACCAGGGGACCGGCGGCGCCGGCAGGTCGGGAGCGGGCCGGACTTATGACCTCTACACCGGTATGCAGGGCCTGCTGCAGTTCCCGGTGTCCGGGGCCGTCATCCCCGCGGTGCTGCTCCTGCAATTCGGGCCATGGCAGTTCAACGTCATGGGACTCTACGTGATCATGCTCCTGGTCAGCCCGCTGATCCTGCTCGCCCTGGCCCACGGCAAGGTGCTCTGGGTACTCGCGGCCACCACCGCGCTCTACGTCGCAGGCACAGTGTTCCGGTTCAGGGTCCTGCCGTCGCAGTTCGAGGATTCCTTCCCGCTGATGGTGTGGCAGGTCCTGTTCGTGCTGGGCCTGGTGGGCGGCTACTACCGGCGGACCATCGTGGCCTGGCTGTCAGCGCACCGCTGGGTGGTGGGTCTCTGTGCCGCCGTCACCGTGGCCTTCGCCCTGATGTCCTGGGCCAACCCGTACCTGGCGAACGAATACGATGTGCGGCTCGCGCTGACGTCCGACGCGAACTACCGCGCCGTTTACGACCGGTTCTTCGGGCGGACCTACCTGGAACCGGGGCGGCTCCTGAACGTGCTCACCCTGCTGGTGACGGTCTACGCGCTCCTCACGGCCTACTGGAAGCCGATCGAACGCGCCGTCGGCTGGTTGCTGATTCCGCTGGGGCGGGCCACGCTGTACGTCTTCATCATGCACGTGGTGCTGATCGCCGTGGTGGCGAACATCCCGGCACTGCAGCAGGGAAACATCTGGCTCAACACCGCCGCGTATGCCCTGATCGTGGCGCTGCTGTGGGTGATGGTCCGGACCAAGTTCCTGTTCCGCATCATCCCCACCTGA
- a CDS encoding MFS transporter produces MSNETSSPALAGGPGAEQDGLHEGPRAGRSTLSGQHFQPADNDVSKETRRRVIAASFIGNFVEWFDYAVYGYLAVTIATVFFPESNPQTGLLLTFALFAISFLVRPLGGFVWGHIGDRVGRRTALSLSILIMSGATFCIALIPGYDTIGLWAPILLLIIRVVQGFSASGEYAGASAFLVEYAPANKRGVYAAVVPASTAAGLLLGSLLAGLLTVLLSSDAMHSWGWRLPFLLAAPMGLIGRYIRTKLEDTPVFREMAAEDEAVKAPVSSLFRNHWRQLLQAVGAVLLNAVGFYVILSYMPTYLSSELGLGATESFLATTIALITYIGFIFLTGMLSDRYGRKKVLISASVAFIVLTVPAFALLGTGNFLIIVLVQILLGAMLTLNDGTLPSFLAEMFPTRVRYSGFAVSFNLSNALFGGTAPFMATLLIAATASDLAPAWYLVAAAVISLIAVSLSRETCKEPLRHE; encoded by the coding sequence ATGAGTAACGAAACTTCCTCTCCCGCTCTTGCGGGAGGACCGGGCGCGGAGCAGGATGGCCTGCATGAAGGCCCCCGCGCCGGCCGCAGCACGTTGAGCGGCCAGCATTTCCAACCTGCTGACAACGATGTCAGCAAGGAAACCCGCCGCAGGGTCATCGCGGCCAGCTTCATCGGCAACTTCGTTGAATGGTTCGACTACGCCGTTTACGGCTACCTGGCCGTCACGATCGCGACGGTCTTCTTCCCTGAATCAAACCCCCAGACCGGGCTTCTGCTGACTTTCGCCCTGTTCGCGATTTCATTCCTGGTCCGCCCGCTCGGCGGGTTCGTCTGGGGCCACATCGGTGACAGGGTGGGCCGCCGGACCGCGCTCTCCCTGTCGATCCTGATCATGTCCGGGGCGACATTCTGCATAGCTCTTATTCCGGGCTACGACACAATCGGCCTCTGGGCCCCGATCCTGCTGCTGATCATCAGGGTCGTGCAGGGCTTCTCAGCCTCAGGGGAGTACGCCGGAGCATCGGCGTTCCTGGTCGAATACGCCCCCGCTAACAAGCGGGGCGTCTACGCCGCAGTGGTTCCTGCGAGCACCGCAGCAGGCTTGCTCCTGGGTTCCCTGTTGGCGGGCCTGCTGACAGTCCTGCTCAGTTCCGACGCGATGCATAGCTGGGGTTGGCGCCTGCCGTTCCTGCTGGCTGCCCCGATGGGACTGATCGGACGCTACATCCGCACCAAGCTGGAGGACACCCCGGTGTTCCGCGAAATGGCAGCGGAGGACGAGGCCGTCAAGGCACCTGTTTCCAGCCTGTTCCGGAACCATTGGCGGCAGCTGCTTCAGGCCGTCGGAGCTGTACTGCTGAACGCCGTCGGCTTCTACGTGATCCTCAGCTACATGCCCACCTATCTGTCCTCAGAGCTGGGCCTGGGCGCAACCGAATCCTTCCTGGCCACCACCATCGCGTTGATCACGTACATCGGGTTCATCTTCCTCACCGGGATGCTCTCGGACCGTTACGGCCGCAAGAAGGTGCTCATCAGCGCATCCGTTGCCTTCATCGTGCTGACGGTGCCGGCGTTCGCCCTCCTGGGGACCGGGAACTTCCTGATCATTGTCCTGGTCCAGATCCTGCTGGGTGCGATGCTCACCCTCAACGACGGAACGCTCCCCAGCTTCCTGGCCGAAATGTTCCCCACCCGTGTCCGCTACAGCGGCTTCGCGGTCAGCTTCAATCTCTCCAACGCCCTGTTCGGCGGCACCGCCCCGTTTATGGCAACCCTCCTGATCGCTGCCACCGCCAGCGATCTGGCACCGGCCTGGTACCTCGTCGCCGCGGCGGTGATCTCCCTGATCGCCGTTTCGCTCTCCCGGGAAACCTGCAAAGAACCGCTGCGCCACGAATAG
- a CDS encoding aminopeptidase P family protein — protein sequence MTTTTSENATSVAELERLKVLKNGDKVKLTFSDTEFERRLAGLRRIMAEKDLDAVVLTSYHSIKYYSDFLFTTFGRSYGMVVTKDDTVTVTANIDAGMPWRRSYGDNVIYTDWRRDNYIFAIQEVLRTRGINPRRLGVEDDSLPLDNRNKIQAAFPSAALVDVAQAAMRQRMIKSAEEIEVIKHGARIGDLGGEAIRNAITAGITEYEVALIGTEAMVHEIARTFPDSEIRDTWVWFQSGINTDGAHNWATTRKIQEHDILSLNCFPMTSGYYTALERTLFYGEPDARSLELWNINVEVHKRGLELIKPGAVCKDIAAELNEIYVGYGLLANRTFGYGHSFGVLSHYYGREAGLELREDIDTVLEPGMVVSMEPMITVMDGQPGAGGYREHDILVVGEDGAENITKFPFGPEYNIIGA from the coding sequence ATGACCACCACAACATCCGAGAACGCAACGTCCGTCGCCGAACTGGAGCGGCTCAAAGTCCTGAAAAACGGCGACAAGGTCAAGCTGACGTTCTCCGACACTGAGTTCGAGCGCCGCCTCGCCGGCCTGCGCCGCATCATGGCCGAGAAGGACCTGGACGCCGTCGTCCTGACCAGCTACCACTCCATCAAGTACTACTCCGACTTCCTTTTCACCACCTTCGGCCGCTCCTACGGCATGGTGGTCACCAAGGATGACACCGTCACCGTCACGGCCAATATCGACGCCGGCATGCCGTGGCGGCGCAGCTACGGCGACAACGTCATCTACACGGACTGGCGCCGGGACAACTACATCTTCGCCATCCAGGAAGTCCTGCGCACCCGCGGCATCAACCCGCGCCGCCTCGGTGTCGAGGACGACTCGCTGCCGCTGGATAACCGCAACAAGATCCAGGCTGCCTTCCCCTCAGCAGCCCTCGTGGACGTGGCCCAGGCCGCCATGCGCCAGCGGATGATCAAGTCCGCCGAGGAGATCGAGGTCATCAAGCACGGGGCGCGCATCGGCGACCTCGGCGGCGAAGCCATCCGCAACGCCATCACGGCAGGCATCACCGAGTACGAGGTCGCGCTGATCGGCACCGAAGCCATGGTCCACGAAATCGCCCGGACCTTCCCGGATTCGGAAATCCGCGACACCTGGGTCTGGTTCCAGTCCGGCATCAACACCGACGGCGCGCACAACTGGGCCACCACCCGCAAGATCCAGGAACACGACATCCTGTCGCTGAACTGCTTCCCCATGACCTCCGGCTACTACACCGCGCTGGAACGCACCCTGTTCTACGGCGAACCGGATGCCCGCTCGCTGGAGCTGTGGAACATCAACGTCGAGGTCCACAAGCGCGGTTTGGAACTGATCAAGCCCGGCGCGGTCTGCAAGGACATCGCCGCGGAGCTCAACGAGATCTACGTCGGTTACGGACTGCTCGCCAACCGCACCTTCGGTTACGGCCATTCCTTCGGTGTCCTGAGCCACTATTACGGCCGCGAAGCCGGGCTGGAACTCCGCGAGGACATCGACACGGTCCTGGAGCCGGGCATGGTGGTTTCCATGGAGCCGATGATCACGGTCATGGACGGCCAGCCCGGCGCCGGCGGCTACCGCGAGCACGACATCCTGGTGGTGGGCGAGGACGGCGCGGAGAACATCACCAAGTTCCCGTTCGGTCCGGAATACAACATCATCGGGGCCTAA
- a CDS encoding S-(hydroxymethyl)mycothiol dehydrogenase produces MVHKVKAVVVKEKNAPVSLETILVPDPGPGEALVDILTCGVCHTDLHYKQGGIGEDFPYLLGHEATGVVNAVGPDVTEVAPGDRVILNWRAVCGECRACAKGQPQYCFNTHNATQKMTLEDGTELSPALGIGAFAEKTLVAAGQCTKVDDDADPAAVGLLGCGVMAGIGAAINTGEVKRGESVAVIGCGGVGIAAIAGAKLAGATTIIAVDIDANKVEMAKSLGATHGVDSSKEDPIEAIRALTGGNGADVVIEAVGRPETYKQAFYARDLAGRVVLVGVPTPDMKLELPLLDVFGRGGSLKSSWYGDCLPSRDFPMLVQHYKLGNLDLDAFVSERITIDQVEEAFEKMHEGKVLRSVVEISPSAETARTAPEAAAV; encoded by the coding sequence ATGGTTCACAAAGTAAAAGCCGTTGTCGTCAAGGAGAAGAACGCTCCGGTTTCGCTGGAGACCATCCTGGTGCCGGACCCGGGGCCGGGTGAAGCACTGGTGGACATCCTCACGTGCGGGGTGTGCCACACGGACCTGCACTACAAGCAGGGCGGTATCGGTGAGGACTTCCCCTACCTGCTGGGCCACGAGGCTACCGGCGTGGTCAACGCGGTGGGACCGGACGTCACCGAAGTGGCCCCCGGCGACCGCGTGATCCTGAACTGGCGCGCCGTGTGCGGAGAATGCCGCGCCTGCGCGAAGGGCCAGCCGCAGTACTGCTTCAACACGCACAACGCGACGCAGAAGATGACGCTGGAGGATGGCACTGAGCTCTCGCCCGCGCTGGGCATCGGTGCGTTTGCGGAGAAGACGCTCGTTGCCGCCGGGCAGTGCACCAAGGTGGACGACGACGCCGATCCCGCCGCCGTCGGGCTCCTCGGCTGCGGCGTGATGGCAGGCATTGGCGCCGCGATCAACACCGGTGAGGTCAAGCGCGGCGAATCCGTTGCCGTGATCGGCTGCGGCGGCGTGGGCATCGCCGCCATCGCGGGCGCGAAGCTGGCCGGCGCCACCACCATCATCGCGGTGGACATCGACGCCAACAAGGTGGAAATGGCCAAGTCCCTCGGCGCTACCCACGGCGTGGATTCCAGCAAGGAAGACCCGATCGAGGCCATCCGGGCGCTGACCGGCGGCAACGGCGCCGACGTCGTGATTGAAGCGGTGGGCCGCCCCGAGACATACAAGCAGGCGTTCTACGCCCGCGACCTCGCCGGCCGCGTGGTGCTGGTGGGCGTTCCGACACCGGACATGAAGCTGGAGCTGCCCCTGCTGGATGTTTTCGGCCGCGGCGGATCCCTGAAGTCCTCCTGGTACGGCGACTGCCTGCCGTCCCGGGACTTCCCGATGCTGGTGCAGCATTACAAGCTGGGCAACCTGGACCTGGACGCGTTTGTCTCCGAACGCATCACCATCGACCAGGTGGAGGAGGCCTTCGAGAAGATGCACGAGGGCAAGGTGCTGCGTTCCGTGGTCGAAATCAGCCCGTCCGCCGAGACCGCGCGCACCGCCCCGGAAGCGGCCGCCGTATGA
- a CDS encoding IclR family transcriptional regulator, translating to MTSAAASESSSNGDAKGTSVIVNAIAVLRSFTADEPLLGVTEIANRVGLHKSTVSRILATFEQEHLVERDPETRRFRLGLGLIAVAGPLLAELEERRVAYPVLRELTEQTGETSALMVWNGSESMCVEQIASHHQIKHTTPLGARYNDALSASVQVFLAAEPAERVRVLLRSGEIAYPGLDDTSLEAYLIRLGDVARRGWATNYGESSLDEVGLAAPVFDHRGDIVAAVLIPAPRFRVSPDTLQRLGESCKAAADRVTARLGGASPAPA from the coding sequence ATGACCTCTGCAGCAGCTTCCGAATCCAGCAGCAACGGCGACGCCAAGGGCACGTCCGTCATCGTCAACGCCATCGCGGTGCTTCGAAGTTTCACCGCGGACGAGCCGCTGCTCGGCGTCACCGAGATCGCCAACCGCGTGGGCCTGCACAAGAGCACCGTTTCCCGCATCCTGGCCACCTTCGAACAGGAACACCTGGTGGAGCGCGACCCGGAGACCCGCAGGTTCCGGCTGGGGCTGGGCCTCATCGCCGTCGCCGGACCGCTGCTGGCCGAACTCGAAGAGCGCCGCGTGGCCTACCCCGTCCTGCGCGAACTGACGGAGCAGACCGGCGAAACAAGCGCCCTCATGGTGTGGAACGGCTCCGAGTCGATGTGCGTGGAGCAAATTGCCAGCCACCACCAGATCAAGCACACCACCCCGCTGGGCGCCCGGTACAACGATGCCCTCAGCGCCTCCGTGCAGGTCTTCCTCGCCGCCGAGCCCGCCGAGCGGGTGCGGGTACTGCTCCGCAGCGGCGAAATTGCCTATCCGGGCCTGGACGACACCAGCCTCGAGGCCTACCTGATCCGGCTTGGTGACGTCGCCCGGCGCGGCTGGGCCACCAACTACGGGGAGTCGTCCCTGGACGAAGTGGGGCTGGCCGCCCCCGTGTTCGACCACCGCGGCGACATCGTGGCGGCGGTCCTCATCCCGGCACCGCGCTTCCGGGTCTCCCCGGACACGCTGCAACGCCTCGGGGAATCCTGCAAGGCAGCCGCGGACCGCGTCACAGCCCGCCTCGGCGGCGCCTCCCCGGCCCCGGCCTGA
- a CDS encoding MBL fold metallo-hydrolase, which produces MSVTIENLVTSGTFSLDGGTWDVDNNVWIVGNNEECVIIDSPHDAEAIISQVRGRKVLAILLTHAHNDHIGAARAVAGAVGAPIYLHPDDLVLWEQVYPDVKPDRYLADGDVFQVGGATLRALHTPGHSPGSTCFQLEDEGTVFTGDTLFNGGPGATGRSYSDYPTILASIRQRLLTLPAATVVRTGHGDNTTIGAERETLAKVDQ; this is translated from the coding sequence ATGAGCGTGACCATCGAGAACCTGGTCACCTCGGGCACGTTTTCGCTCGACGGCGGCACCTGGGATGTGGACAACAACGTCTGGATCGTGGGAAACAACGAAGAATGCGTGATCATCGACTCCCCGCATGATGCGGAGGCGATCATCAGCCAGGTCCGCGGCCGAAAAGTCCTGGCCATCCTGCTGACGCACGCGCACAACGACCACATCGGGGCGGCGCGTGCCGTGGCCGGGGCCGTGGGCGCGCCGATCTACCTGCACCCTGACGACCTGGTGCTGTGGGAGCAGGTCTATCCCGACGTCAAACCGGACCGCTACCTCGCGGACGGCGATGTGTTCCAGGTGGGCGGGGCAACCCTGCGCGCCCTCCACACCCCGGGCCACTCGCCCGGGTCCACGTGCTTCCAGCTCGAGGATGAGGGGACGGTGTTCACCGGGGACACGCTGTTCAACGGCGGCCCGGGCGCCACGGGCAGGTCCTACAGCGACTACCCCACCATCCTGGCGTCCATCCGCCAACGGCTGCTGACCCTGCCTGCCGCGACGGTGGTCCGCACCGGCCACGGTGACAACACCACCATAGGGGCCGAGCGCGAGACGCTGGCCAAGGTAGACCAATGA